The proteins below come from a single Kryptolebias marmoratus isolate JLee-2015 linkage group LG12, ASM164957v2, whole genome shotgun sequence genomic window:
- the asf1ba gene encoding histone chaperone asf1b-A, with translation MAKVQVLNVAVLDNPSPFGNPFQFEITFECMEDLPEDLEWKIIYVGSAESEEYDQILDSVLVGPVPAGRHMFVFQADAPNTGLIPESDAVGVTVVLITCTYRGQEFIRIGYYVNNEYTEPELRENPPIKPDYSQLQRNILASNPRVTRFHINWEGCAERMEDSENVDPTSNSMLPPSCLPGKAPPLGVLPDNSMDCL, from the exons ATGGCGAAGGTACAGGTGCTGAACGTGGCCGTCCTCGACAACCCGAGTCCCTTTGGAAACCCCTTCCAGTTCGAAATAACATTCGAGTGTATGGAGGACCTCCCTGAAG ACCTGGAATGGAAGATCATCTATGTAGGCTCAGCAGAGAGCGAGGAGTATGACCAAATTCTGGACTCGGTCTTGGTGGGCCCAGTTCCTGCTGGGAgacacatgtttgtgtttcag GCTGATGCCCCGAACACTGGACTGATTCCTGAAAGTGATGCTGTTGGTGTAACGGTCGTGCTGATTACGTGCACTTATCGTGGTCAAGAGTTCATCCGCATCGGTTACTACGTGAACAACGAGTACACGGAACCAGAGCTCCGTGAAAATCCTCCAATCAAACCAGACTACTCACAG cttcaaagaaatattttggcATCAAACCCACGTGTCACCCGTTTCCACATCAACTGGGAAGGCTGCGCAGAAAGAATGGAAGACTCTGAAAACGTGGATCCTACGTCGAACTCCATGCTCCCGCCGTCTTGTCTGCCAGGCAAGGCCCCACCTTTGGGGGTACTACCAGATAACTCCATGGACTGCTTATAG
- the crb3a gene encoding protein crumbs homolog 3a produces the protein MAPSALSGPRGPQADLCPGVPTKAGAVVGSVFFLVLSSNPVWGNYTIDGNEKKSSNTTTGPNIAAIVAPTVTLGVLAIVLAVLSWLFCVVKKKRQTEGTYRPSAEEQSGTRSVAAPDALKLPKEERLI, from the exons ATGGCCCCGTCTGCCCTCAGCGGGCCCCGCGGGCCCCAGGCGGACCTGTGTCCAGGTGTGCCGACCAAAGCTGGAGCCGTGGTCGGCAGCGTTTTCTTCCTGGTTCTGAGCAGTAATCCTGTGTGGG GAAATTATACCATAGATGGAAATGAGAAAAAGTCCAGTAACACCACCACG GGTCCAAACATCGCAGCTATCGTGGCCCCGACGGTCACCCTGGGCGTCCTGGCCATCGTGTTGGCTGTCCTCAGCTGGTTGTTCTGTgtggtgaaaaagaaaaggcagactGAAGGGACCTACAGACCCAGTGCTGAGGAACAGTCCGGCACTCGCAGCGTGGCCGCGCCCGACGCTTTGAAGCTACCAAAGGAGGAAAGACTCATCTGA
- the tubb4bl gene encoding tubulin beta-4B chain — MREIVHLQAGQCGNQIGAKFWEVISDEHGIDPTGTYHGDSDLQLDRISVYYNEATGGKYVPRAILVDLEPGTMDSVRSGPFGQIFRPDNFVFGQSGAGNNWAKGHYTEGAELVDSVLDVVRKEAESCDCLQGFQLTHSLGGGTGSGMGTLLISKIREEYPDRIMNTFSVVPSPKVSDTVVEPYNATLSVHQLVENTDETYCIDNEALYDICFRTLKLTTPTYGDLNHLVSATMSGVTTCLRFPGQLNADLRKLAVNMVPFPRLHFFMPGFAPLTSRGSQQYRSLSVPELTQQMFDAKNMMAACDPRHGRYLTVAAVFRGRMSMKEVDEQMLNVQNKNSSYFVEWIPNNVKTAVCDIPPRGLKMAATFIGNSTAIQELFKRISEQFTAMFRRKAFLHWYTGEGMDEMEFTEAESNMNDLVSEYQQYQDATAEEGEFEEEGEEEVA, encoded by the exons ATGCGCGAAATTGTGCATTTGCAGGCCGGCCAGTGCGGAAACCAGATCGGAGCCAAG TTCTGGGAGGTGATCAGCGACGAACACGGCATTGATCCCACTGGTACCTACCATGGAGACAGCGACCTGCAGCTAGACAGGATCAGCGTCTACTACAATGAGGCCACAG GTGGAAAGTATGTGCCCCGTGCCATCCTGGTGGATCTGGAACCTGGGACGATGGATTCAGTCAGATCTGGTCCCTTTGGGCAAATCTTCAGGCCCGACAACTTCGTCTTTG GTCAGAGCGGAGCCGGAAACAACTGGGCCAAGGGCCACTACACTGAAGGGGCGGAGCTGGTGGATTCGGTTCTGGACGTTGTGAGGAAAGAGGCTGAGAGCTGCGACTGCCTCCAAGGCTTCCAGCTCACTCACTCCCTGGGCGGAGGCACTGGCTCTGGTATGGGCACGCTGCTGATCAGCAAGATCCGCGAGGAGTATCCCGACCGCATCATGAACACCTTCAGTGTGGTGCCTTCTCCCAAAGTGTCCGACACGGTGGTGGAGCCCTACAACGCCACCCTGTCGGTCCACCAGCTGGTAGAGAACACTGATGAGACCTACTGCATTGACAATGAAGCTCTTTATGATATCTGCTTCCGCACACTTAAACTCACAACCCCCACCTACGGAGACCTCAACCACTTGGTGTCCGCCACCATGAGCGGGGTGACCACCTGCCTGCGTTTCCCCGGCCAGCTCAACGCCGACCTCCGTAAACTGGCGGTCAACATGGTCCCCTTCCCCCGTCTGCACTTCTTCATGCCGGGGTTTGCCCCCCTCACCAGCAGGGGCAGCCAGCAGTATCGTTCACTGTCCGTGCCCGAGCTCACTCAGCAGATGTTCGACGCCAAGAACATGATGGCCGCCTGCGACCCACGCCATGGTCGCTACCTCACCGTGGCCGCTGTCTTCAGGGGCCGCATGTCCATGAAGGAGGTGGACGAGCAGATGCTGAACGTGCAGAACAAGAACAGCAGCTACTTCGTGGAATGGATCCCGAACAACGTGAAGACCGCCGTCTGTGACATCCCGCCGCGTGGcctcaaaatggccgccacctTCATCGGCAACAGCACGGCCATCCAGGAGCTGTTCAAGCGCATCTCCGAGCAGTTCACTGCCATGTTCCGCCGCAAGGCCTTCCTCCACTGGTACACGGGCGAGGGTATGGATGAGATGGAGTTCACCGAGGCAGAAAGCAACATGAACGACCTGGTGTCCGAGTACCAGCAGTACCAGGACGCCACCGCCGAGGAGGGCGAGTTcgaggaagagggggaggaggaggttgcataa
- the LOC108241267 gene encoding E3 ubiquitin-protein ligase TRIM39: MSLPEEDLTCSVCCDIFKDPVLLPCSHSFCRDCLKQCWDTGVRGCPICRKKGPTSSPTSNLALKNVCEALQEVKRQNSEDRTNCGLHGEKLKLFCLVDRQPICVVCQSSKLHKNHECLPTEEALLDCKNELEGSRKILQEKLESLKRIHGTSAEMFTYIKNQTLKTQKTIRSQFEQLHQALYDEESARLAALEKEEEEKIAMIKERIKKYSEEALSVTEIISVIERQLLEENIVLLKNFKATQDRSKDMMPALNTTSGLLIDVSKHLSNLKYRVWEKLLDKVDYTPVTLDPNTAHPCLVLSDDLTSLHYSKQPSRCPDTPERFHMSAEVVGMTALDSGSHRWVVETGSNLDWFLGVASSSASRNAEISARPENGFWTLCFRAGELRAMTSSPTLLTVSKMPKQVKVQLDYNKGLVSFLDPADKSLIYEFTQTFKEPLFPYFYTQSSHPLRIMPEKVLITAESC, encoded by the exons ATGTCACTCCCAGAGGAGGACCTGACATGTTCTGTGTGCTGTGACATCTTCAAGGACCCGGTTCTGCTGCCGTGCAGCCACAGCTTCTGCCGGGACTGTCTGAAGCAGTGCTGGGACACAGGGGTCCGAGGGTGTCCCATCTGCAGGAAAAAGGGACCCACGTCCAGTCCAACGTCCAATCTGGCTCTGAAAAACGTCTGCGAGGCTCTTCAGGAAGTCAAGAGACAGAACTCAGAGGACAGGACAAACTGCGGCCTGCATGGGGAGAAGTTAAAGCTCTTCTGTTTGGTTGACAGGCAGCCCATCTGTGTGGTGTGCCAGTCGTCCAAACTGCATAAAAACCACGAATGTTTGCCAACAGAAGAGGCGCTGCTGGACTGCAAG AATGAACTTGAGGGTTCTCGGAAGATCTTGCAAGAAAAACTGGAAAGCCTCAAAAGAATTCACGGAACATCGGCTGAAATGTTCACATACATTAAG AATCAGActctgaaaacacagaagacGATCAGGAGCCAGTTTGAGCAGCTACATCAGGCCCTCTACGACGAAGAGTCGGCCAGATTAGCAGCTTtggagaaagaggaagaggagaagatcGCAATGATTAAAGAAAGGatcaaaaaatattcagaagaGGCGCTTTCTGTCACCGAGATCATCTCTGTCATTGAGAGACAGCTGCTGGAAGAAAACATAGTTTTATTGAAG aactTTAAAGCCACTCAGGACAG AAGTAAAGACATGATGCCTGCTTTAAATACCACGTCTGGCCTTTTGATCGATGTGTCCAAGCACCTCTCCAACCTCAAATACAGAGTCTGGGAGAAATTATTGGACAAGGTTGACTACA CTCCTGTAACTTTAGATCCAAACACAGCACACCCATGCCTGGTCCTGTCTGACGACCTCACGTCCCTCCATTACTCAAAGCAGCCCAGCCGTTGCCCTGACACCCCGGAGCGCTTCCACATGAGCGCTGAAGTGGTGGGCATGACTGCCCTGGACTCAGGAAGTCACCGCTGGGTtgtggaaacaggaagtaatctCGACTGGTTCCTGGGTGTGGCCTCCTCGTCTGCGTCAAGAAATGCTGAGATCTCCGCTCGACCCGAAAACGGTTTCTGGACTTTATGTTTTCGGGCCGGGGAGTTGAGGGCGATGACCTCGTCGCCCACCCTACTGACAGTTTCAAAAATGCCCAAACAGGTCAAAGTACAGCTGGATTACAACAAAGGACTGGTGTCCTTTTTGGACCCTGCTGACAAGTCTCTCATTTATGAGTTCACACAGACATTCAAGGAGCCtttatttccatatttttaTACCCAGAGCAGCCATCCGCTGAGAATAATGCCAGAGAAGGTACTGATCACAGCAGAAAGCTGTTGA
- the LOC108241289 gene encoding G protein-coupled receptor 183-like, with protein sequence MDRYASPLNVTTNLTLNATVKHFSVFDGCEQYVEAILFDLTLQIINVIVGIPANVLVIAVLIHNRKEPSTSDIFLGCLAFMDAYFGTMTPLNFLNLYIWHSKAVWSAIKFSFGVKDTSGPLFLSCICLDRFVAVLFPIAFGQLKHIEYRLSLTLLVLCLTFAYSAAKMVGGFPNFEKVFTCEILAAFAWMVVCNASILSALKKTRTAGKDDMHPMKKKAFNLVLSILCIIIFNYLPLVALFPFEDHYSADVFRCYVQPAGFAFMNISSTIQPLVYLSRLEKVPFLPEAWVKKFCSCISAERSKPASERNTPA encoded by the coding sequence ATGGACAGATACGCCTCGCCACTCAATGTGACCACTAATTTGACTCTCAACGCCACAGTAAAGCATTTCAGTGTGTTTGATGGCTGCGAGCAGTACGTAGAGGCCATCCTCTTCGACCTCACTCTTCAGATCATCAATGTGATTGTAGGAATCCCTGCCAACGTGCTTGTCATTGCTGTTCTTATCCACAATCGTAAAGAACCCTCCACTTCTGACATCTTCCTGGGCTGCTTGGCCTTTATGGACGCCTACTTTGGCACCATGACCCCCCTTAATTTCCTCAACCTCTACATCTGGCACAGCAAAGCGGTGTGGTCAGCCATTAAGTTCTCCTTTGGTGTGAAAGACACCAGCGGCCCGTTGTTCCTCTCCTGCATCTGCCTGGATCGCTTCGTGGCCGTGCTCTTTCCCATCGCGTTTGGGCAGCTGAAGCACATCGAGTACAGGCTGAGCCTCACCTTGCTCGTGCTCTGCCTCACCTTCGCCTATTCCGCGGCCAAAATGGTGGGGGGCTTCCCCAACTTTGAGAAGGTGTTCACCTGTGAGATCCTGGCAGCCTTTGCCTGGATGGTGGTGTGTAACGCCAGCATCCTTTCGGCCCTGAAGAAGACCCGCACTGCAGGGAAAGACGACATGCACCCCATGAAGAAGAAGGCCTTCAACTTAGTGCTCTCCATCCTCTGCATCATCATATTCAACTACCTGCCACTGGTTGCTCTGTTCCCATTCGAGGACCACTACTCCGCCGATGTGTTTCGCTGCTACGTGCAGCCTGCGGGCTTCGCCTTCATGAACATCAGCAGCACCATCCAACCACTCGTCTACTTGTCTCGTCTGGAGAAGGTTCCTTTCCTCCCAGAGGCCTGGGTGAAGAAGTTTTGTTCCTGcatctctgcagagagaagcaaACCTGCGTCTGAACGAAACACACCTGCTTAG